One region of Luteolibacter rhizosphaerae genomic DNA includes:
- a CDS encoding glycosyltransferase family 4 protein — protein sequence MKILVHDYAGHAFPTSLSRALAARGHEVVHAFAGSLQTPRGDLRRNPGDAATLEFREIPMDPEYPRYKYSFRRRRNMEIRYGQAAAEFVRAWKPDAVLSGNTPTETQEPITRATVESGGRFYYWVQDFYSLAVDKLLRRKIPVAGGFIGAWYRLLDSRQFRRSSGIVTITEDFTPILADEFGVSPDRVSVVPNWAVIEELPALPKDNEWSRRHGLQDKFVFLYSGTIGMKHNPAMLLELAKRFSNQPEVEVVIVSEGIGAEWLKRESATAGLSNMKILPYQPFAELPSVLASGDVLVGILEEEAGVFSVPSKTLSYLCAARPLLLAVPKENLAARITREHGAGITVAPKDMEGFLAAASFLQASPEECAEFGAKARAYAEATFPIEKTASTFEKILTAKP from the coding sequence ATGAAAATTCTGGTCCACGACTACGCCGGCCATGCCTTTCCGACCTCGCTGAGCAGGGCTCTTGCAGCCCGCGGCCATGAGGTGGTGCATGCCTTCGCCGGCAGCCTGCAAACCCCTCGCGGGGATCTCCGGCGCAATCCCGGAGATGCGGCGACGCTGGAATTCAGGGAGATCCCGATGGATCCGGAGTATCCGCGCTACAAATATTCCTTCCGCCGCCGCCGAAACATGGAGATCCGTTACGGCCAAGCCGCCGCCGAATTCGTGCGGGCATGGAAGCCGGATGCCGTACTTTCCGGCAATACGCCGACCGAGACTCAAGAACCCATCACCCGCGCCACCGTGGAGAGCGGCGGCCGCTTCTACTATTGGGTGCAGGATTTCTACAGCCTGGCCGTGGACAAACTCCTGCGACGGAAGATCCCGGTCGCGGGAGGCTTCATCGGCGCTTGGTACCGCTTGCTGGATTCCCGGCAGTTCCGCCGCAGCAGCGGCATCGTCACGATCACGGAAGATTTCACCCCGATCCTGGCGGATGAATTCGGAGTGAGTCCCGACCGTGTCTCAGTGGTGCCGAACTGGGCGGTGATTGAGGAACTTCCCGCCCTGCCGAAGGACAACGAGTGGTCCCGCCGTCATGGTCTGCAGGACAAGTTCGTGTTCCTCTACTCCGGTACCATCGGCATGAAGCACAATCCGGCCATGCTGCTGGAGTTGGCAAAGCGCTTCAGCAATCAGCCGGAGGTGGAAGTCGTGATTGTCTCGGAAGGGATCGGGGCGGAGTGGCTGAAGCGGGAATCCGCCACAGCCGGACTCAGCAACATGAAGATCCTGCCCTATCAGCCCTTCGCGGAACTGCCCTCCGTGCTTGCCTCGGGCGATGTTCTGGTCGGCATCCTGGAGGAGGAAGCGGGTGTGTTCTCGGTGCCATCCAAGACCCTCAGCTATCTCTGCGCCGCGCGGCCGCTCCTTCTGGCTGTGCCGAAGGAGAACCTGGCCGCCCGGATCACCCGGGAACACGGCGCGGGTATCACCGTGGCACCGAAGGACATGGAAGGCTTTCTGGCCGCCGCGTCCTTCCTGCAGGCATCTCCCGAGGAGTGTGCCGAGTTCGGAGCGAAGGCCCGGGCCTATGCCGAGGCCACCTTCCCGATCGAGAAGACGGCCAGCACCTTCGAGAAGATTCTAACAGCCAAGCCTTGA
- a CDS encoding sensor histidine kinase, with product MPSDPPGTLWPHVMPRPEVRIVLAYVVLASVWVIGSDRLLQSVMPDSPVSLQSLKGINFVITTSVLLYFVLRRAYRGWREAERQQWELMSEVSETFRNLSARVETLREADRTRISRELHDQLGQALTGLKMDLRWVEGRLELRDDRAFNPLTDRLVEAQEQVDLLIGTVQRIATDLRPDVLDDLGLAEALTEEGDRFTLRSGIPCRIEVGELPEDLPPELGTAAFRIFQEALANVSRHANASEVKVKCQLGADLLEMEISDNGKGMPAGVDRDPHSLGLLGMRERAELLAGKVIFTTGDSGGTCVVAKLPWGKIP from the coding sequence ATGCCGTCCGATCCCCCCGGAACCCTCTGGCCCCACGTGATGCCCCGCCCCGAGGTGCGGATCGTGCTCGCGTACGTGGTGCTCGCGAGCGTCTGGGTGATCGGCTCGGACCGGCTCTTGCAGAGCGTGATGCCCGATAGCCCGGTTTCCCTCCAATCGCTAAAGGGGATCAACTTCGTCATCACCACCTCGGTACTGCTCTATTTTGTCCTGCGCCGGGCCTACCGTGGCTGGCGCGAGGCCGAGCGCCAGCAATGGGAGCTGATGTCCGAAGTGAGCGAGACCTTCCGCAATTTGTCGGCCCGGGTCGAGACTCTGCGCGAAGCCGACCGCACCCGGATCTCCCGCGAACTTCACGATCAGCTCGGGCAAGCGCTGACCGGCCTGAAGATGGATCTCCGCTGGGTGGAGGGTCGTTTGGAACTGCGGGACGACCGCGCCTTCAATCCGCTTACCGACCGCTTGGTGGAAGCTCAAGAGCAGGTGGACCTCCTGATCGGGACCGTGCAGCGAATCGCCACCGATCTCCGACCGGATGTGCTCGATGATCTGGGTCTGGCCGAAGCGCTCACCGAGGAAGGGGACCGCTTCACCCTCCGGAGCGGGATTCCCTGCCGGATCGAAGTCGGGGAATTGCCGGAGGATTTACCGCCGGAGTTGGGCACGGCGGCTTTCCGGATCTTTCAGGAAGCCTTGGCCAATGTATCCCGCCACGCGAATGCTTCCGAGGTGAAGGTGAAATGTCAGCTCGGCGCGGATTTGCTCGAGATGGAGATTTCGGACAATGGCAAGGGAATGCCGGCCGGTGTGGACCGGGATCCTCACTCCTTGGGGCTGCTCGGCATGCGCGAGCGCGCCGAGTTGCTTGCCGGCAAGGTGATCTTTACCACCGGGGATTCCGGGGGTACTTGTGTGGTGGCGAAACTCCCTTGGGGGAAGATCCCATGA
- the moaA gene encoding GTP 3',8-cyclase MoaA, with translation MLGRGMRDLRISLTDRCNFRCRYCMPVEVFGPGYRFLPREDLLSFEEILRLTRLLVPLGVEKVRLTGGEPLLRNGIEDLIAMLAAIEGVKDIALTTNGVLLAHHAEALALAGLSRVTVSLDALDPAIFARMNGVGAKVERVLAGINAAQTYGLKVKVNSVIQRGVNETEILPLARWAKEHHIDLRYIEYMDVGETNGWKLDEVVSAAELLEILSTEFELQGRDPAYRGEVALHWSHADGACEVGVIASVTKPFCRDCQRLRLSADGKLFTCLFAANGHDVRGLLRGGAGDETLRAAITGLWSVRQDRYSEERGIIARPKAEMSYLGG, from the coding sequence ATGTTGGGACGGGGAATGCGGGATCTGCGGATCTCGCTCACCGACCGCTGCAATTTCCGCTGCCGCTACTGCATGCCGGTGGAGGTTTTCGGCCCCGGCTATCGCTTCTTGCCGCGGGAGGACCTGCTGAGCTTCGAGGAGATCTTGCGCCTCACCCGCCTGCTGGTGCCGCTGGGGGTCGAGAAGGTCCGGCTTACCGGCGGTGAACCGCTGCTGCGGAATGGAATCGAGGATCTGATCGCGATGCTGGCCGCCATTGAAGGAGTGAAGGACATCGCCCTCACCACGAATGGCGTCTTGCTTGCCCACCACGCGGAGGCTCTGGCCTTGGCGGGCCTGAGCCGGGTGACCGTGAGCCTGGATGCCCTCGATCCGGCGATCTTTGCGCGGATGAACGGCGTCGGGGCAAAGGTCGAGCGCGTGCTGGCGGGCATCAATGCCGCCCAAACCTACGGCCTGAAGGTGAAAGTGAATTCCGTGATCCAGCGCGGAGTGAACGAAACCGAAATCCTCCCGCTGGCCCGCTGGGCGAAGGAGCATCACATCGACCTGCGCTATATCGAATACATGGATGTGGGCGAGACCAACGGCTGGAAGCTGGATGAAGTCGTTTCCGCCGCGGAACTGCTGGAGATTCTTTCCACCGAGTTCGAGTTGCAGGGCCGCGATCCCGCCTATCGGGGGGAAGTGGCCCTTCATTGGTCGCATGCAGATGGAGCTTGCGAGGTGGGCGTGATCGCCTCCGTCACCAAGCCCTTCTGCCGGGATTGCCAGCGCCTGCGCCTCTCCGCGGATGGCAAGCTCTTCACCTGTCTCTTCGCGGCAAATGGGCACGACGTGCGTGGATTGTTGCGGGGCGGGGCAGGGGATGAGACCCTGCGGGCCGCGATTACCGGCCTCTGGAGCGTGCGACAGGACCGCTACTCGGAGGAGCGGGGCATCATTGCCCGTCCGAAGGCTGAGATGAGTTACCTCGGCGGTTGA
- a CDS encoding glycosyltransferase, whose protein sequence is MISDSPPPKTVALVDPLWVGHHPMYFSQFTAAFLRLGAFVIGLCPNPAEALSGARAATEAGAAEFERRVSTHFLPAGKRSWFRGRFEGDPMRTYQRWKRCADTLFEAEQKVGRKADLVFFPYLDSYLRFLPFPAVPHLTIDRPWSGLYLRNHHHGEAPSPKKSLRMLAKGDALIRSPLCRGIGVLDERFISPMKDYTRQSVEGFPDVTDATLPARPYVLAEEIRRKAAGRKIIGLIGLERRKGMLNLLRVAEKAREMKLPWFFVCAGRFERPEYSPEEQELIDLTARRIQSGEIDNLHFDPKAGRIPEEADFNSIFSTFDVAWAAYEGFEGSSGALGKAACFDIPCIATRGECIGHRIEGYRTGLTIPEGDSVKALEAIERILGGKDWRGEPLISDHLRFREDHGLARLDSILGELLQRA, encoded by the coding sequence ATGATCTCCGACTCCCCGCCGCCGAAGACCGTCGCCTTGGTCGATCCGCTCTGGGTCGGCCATCATCCGATGTATTTCTCCCAGTTCACCGCGGCCTTCCTGCGGTTGGGAGCCTTCGTGATAGGCCTCTGCCCGAATCCGGCGGAAGCGCTGAGCGGAGCCCGTGCCGCCACGGAAGCCGGGGCCGCGGAATTCGAGCGGAGGGTGAGCACCCACTTCCTGCCGGCGGGCAAGCGCAGTTGGTTCCGCGGTCGCTTCGAGGGCGACCCGATGCGTACCTACCAGCGCTGGAAGCGCTGTGCGGACACGCTCTTCGAGGCGGAGCAAAAGGTCGGGCGCAAGGCCGACCTCGTGTTCTTCCCTTATCTGGATAGCTACCTCCGCTTTCTCCCCTTCCCCGCGGTCCCTCATCTTACGATCGACCGCCCTTGGAGCGGACTCTACCTGCGCAATCATCATCACGGTGAAGCGCCCTCTCCCAAGAAATCACTGCGCATGCTGGCGAAGGGCGATGCCCTGATCCGCAGCCCGCTCTGCCGGGGGATCGGCGTGCTCGACGAGCGCTTCATCTCGCCGATGAAGGACTACACCCGGCAGTCCGTGGAGGGTTTCCCCGATGTCACCGATGCCACCCTGCCCGCGAGGCCTTACGTGCTTGCGGAAGAAATCCGACGCAAGGCGGCAGGACGCAAGATCATCGGATTGATCGGCTTGGAGCGCCGCAAGGGCATGTTGAACCTGCTACGGGTCGCCGAGAAAGCGCGCGAGATGAAGCTGCCTTGGTTCTTCGTTTGTGCCGGTCGCTTCGAACGGCCGGAATACAGCCCGGAGGAACAAGAACTCATCGACCTAACAGCCCGGCGAATCCAGTCGGGAGAAATCGATAACCTGCACTTCGATCCTAAGGCCGGGCGCATTCCGGAAGAGGCGGATTTCAATTCGATCTTCTCCACCTTCGATGTCGCGTGGGCGGCTTACGAAGGATTCGAGGGTAGCAGCGGGGCCTTGGGCAAGGCGGCCTGTTTCGACATCCCGTGCATCGCCACCCGCGGCGAATGCATCGGCCACCGGATCGAGGGCTACCGGACGGGCCTGACCATTCCGGAGGGAGATTCCGTAAAGGCGCTGGAGGCCATCGAGCGGATCCTCGGCGGGAAAGATTGGCGAGGAGAGCCCTTGATTTCCGACCACCTGCGCTTCCGGGAGGACCACGGACTGGCGCGCTTGGATAGCATTCTCGGTGAGTTGCTGCAGCGCGCCTGA
- a CDS encoding glycosyltransferase, translating into MRCLWITRQDPRPADSGELIYTLGLLRSLAAQPGIELTVLAHKAAKPTEGGPELRWELHGTIPSGRLKSLPAKLPGDAYRLGNPLQREVLARLLPETWDWIIIDQAACAWALDLLGPEQKVMYLAHNHEASVRKQVAGDRGGSLPMRMALKWDSWKYGRMEGALARRANLISAITPRDADAFALDAPGVPIFVLKPGYGGEIPQGPPRPITAETPRQVVLAGAFEWLAKRRNLEAFLQAAAEPFQAAKIGFQVVGKADPAWFTALARQYPWASFQANVPSVTPFLDQARIGLIPEALGGGFKLKALDYIFRGLPLASVEAALSGVPVDPRSEAIAAPDPESLAEAVAAKIDDLAFLNHAAGKALENCRSAFHWEDRGVTLARALENPQALRP; encoded by the coding sequence ATGCGTTGCCTCTGGATCACCCGGCAAGACCCGCGCCCTGCGGATAGCGGCGAGCTGATCTACACGCTCGGACTGCTGCGCTCGCTCGCGGCCCAACCCGGGATCGAGCTGACGGTGCTGGCGCACAAGGCGGCCAAGCCGACCGAAGGCGGACCGGAGCTCCGTTGGGAGCTGCACGGCACGATTCCCTCCGGGCGCCTGAAGAGCCTGCCTGCGAAGCTGCCCGGCGATGCCTACCGCCTCGGCAATCCGCTGCAACGCGAGGTGCTCGCACGGCTTCTCCCAGAAACATGGGACTGGATCATCATCGACCAAGCCGCCTGCGCGTGGGCGCTCGATCTGTTAGGACCGGAGCAAAAGGTGATGTACCTCGCGCACAATCACGAGGCCTCCGTGCGCAAGCAGGTGGCCGGTGACCGTGGCGGTTCCCTGCCGATGCGCATGGCCCTGAAGTGGGACTCTTGGAAATATGGCCGGATGGAGGGAGCGCTGGCTCGCCGCGCCAACCTGATCTCCGCGATCACTCCGCGCGATGCCGATGCCTTCGCTCTGGATGCCCCCGGGGTGCCGATCTTCGTCCTGAAGCCGGGCTACGGCGGTGAGATCCCGCAAGGTCCGCCACGCCCGATCACCGCGGAGACTCCGCGGCAGGTGGTGCTGGCCGGGGCCTTCGAGTGGCTGGCGAAACGTCGCAACCTTGAGGCCTTTTTGCAGGCTGCGGCGGAACCGTTCCAAGCCGCGAAGATCGGCTTCCAAGTGGTGGGCAAGGCGGATCCGGCTTGGTTCACGGCGCTCGCCAGGCAGTATCCTTGGGCGAGCTTCCAAGCGAACGTGCCTTCGGTAACACCTTTCCTCGATCAAGCCCGCATCGGCCTGATCCCCGAAGCGCTCGGCGGCGGCTTCAAGCTGAAGGCGCTCGACTACATCTTCCGCGGTCTGCCTCTGGCATCGGTGGAGGCGGCCCTCAGCGGTGTTCCGGTCGATCCGCGCAGCGAGGCGATCGCCGCACCGGATCCGGAGAGCCTGGCAGAAGCAGTGGCGGCCAAGATCGACGATCTCGCCTTCCTGAACCATGCCGCCGGCAAGGCGCTCGAAAACTGTCGCTCCGCCTTCCACTGGGAGGACCGCGGCGTCACACTCGCGCGGGCCTTGGAGAATCCGCAAGCCCTGCGACCATGA